Proteins from a genomic interval of Lolium perenne isolate Kyuss_39 chromosome 1, Kyuss_2.0, whole genome shotgun sequence:
- the LOC127292240 gene encoding E3 ubiquitin-protein ligase UPL6 encodes MFFSGDPTSRKRVDMGGRSNKERDRQVLLEQTREERRRRLALRLQNSSATKIQKCFRGKRAFELARAEVRENFCSTFGEHCQRVDRNCFSANSDFLRQLLFFFNASKDDDIAILSQVCNLLLQYVKNGDAVSLFAGVNYSSVEPLVIHRVKKLALICVYAVHQKRYDWSNQLLMSVESTEMPFVRLLEAVTCLLNPKLPWICKVVGYLQHKRIYCLFRGIIIAVPQNARNLEHHHNTSALEQALMLVASHVGDDPCCCPIVDPRWSFSSQLLSIPFLWHRLPLFKKVFAANGLSKYYIHQIACYLPSRADVLPKDISVNHPGYACVLANVLEAATWILAEPMFASDRAADIIAVATSLLDALPTITSPTERADEDDDMPMDVDVKGGLDIDLQKQITAAFDSNTRLLDHLVNALFRGTLSTNYSDLSGPSDAEVEAVGSICAFLHVMFNTLPLDVTMTVLAYRTEIVPALWNFIKRCHVNQRWPYFSKYISPLPADAPGWLLPVSVFCPIYKYMLKIVDNEEFYEQEKPLSLKDLKSLILILKQALWQLLWIIPSHTSSTQKPLPNPLGLKKMSIDNLKSRARTGLSELLTQLQDWNNRLPFTSDSDFYSQEATSENFVSQAILGNTRASEIIKLAPFLAPFTIRVKIFTSQLANSKQSTTSHSSLTRHRFKIRRSRLLEDAFDQLSLLSEEDLKGPIRVSFVNEHGVEEAGIDGGGIFKDFMENITRAAFDVQYGLFKETVDHLLYPNPGSGLVHEQHLQYFHFLGSLLGKAMYEGILVDLPFATFFLSKLKEKSNFLNDLPSLDPELYRHLLFLKHYQGDLSDLELYFVILNNEYGEQSEEELLPGGREMRVTNQNVIMFIHLVANHRLNYQIRGQSRHFLRGFQQLVPKEWIDMFNEHEIQLLISGSVESLDIDDLRLNTNYSGGYHPDHEIIDMLWEVLKSFSSDNQKKFLKFVTGCSRGPLLGFEYLDPKFCIQRAGVPGVEEHGDRLPTSATCMNLLKLPPYKTKEQLQTKLLYAINSEAGFDLS; translated from the exons atgttcttctccggcgacCCGACCTCGCGGAAGCGGGTCGACATGGGCGGCCGCAGCAACAAGGAGCGCGACCGCCAGGTGCTGCTCGAGCAGACGCGCGAGGAGCGACGGCGACGCCTAGCGCTGCGCCTACAGAACTCATCCGCTACCAAGATCCAG AAATGCTTCAGAGGGAAGAGGGCATTCGAACTGGCACGCGCTGAAGTTCGAGAAAACTTCTGTTCTACTTTTGGGGAGCACTGCCAGAGGGTAGATAG GAACTGCTTCAGCGCTAATTCTGACTTTCTTCGTCAAttgctcttcttcttcaatgCAAGTAAAGACGATGACATTGCTATACTTTCTCAAGTCTGCAACTTACTTCTGCAGTATGTTAAAAATG GAGATGCTGTAAGTCTCTTCGCTGGTGTGAATTACTCCTCAGTGGAACCTCTCGTTATACATAGGGTAAAAAAACTCGCACTCATCTGTGTGTATGCAGTCCATCAGAAGAG GTATGATTGGAGTAACCAACTTTTGATGTCAGTGGAAAGCACAGAAATGCCCTTTGTCCGGTTACTAGAAGCTGTGACTTGTTTGTTAAATCCTAAACTACCGTGGATTTGCAAAGTCGTTGGGTATCTTCAGCACAAAAGGATCTATTGCTTATTTCGGGGGATTATTATTGCAGTACCG CAAAATGCAAGAAATTTGGAGCACCACCATAATACATCTGCGCTGGAGCAAGCTCTCATGCTTGTTGCTTCGCATGTTGGCGATGATCCATGCTGCTGTCCAATTGTCGATCCAAGATGGAGTTTTTCCTCGCAACTTCTATCCATTCCTTTTCTCTGGCATCGTTTGCCACTCTTCAAGAAG GTTTTCGCTGCTAATGGGCTCAGCAAATATTATATCCATCAGATAGCTTGCTATTTGCCTAGTCGTGCTGATGTTCTTCCAAAGGATATATCAGTTAATCATCCAGGATATGCTTGTGTTCTAGCAAATGTACTTGAAGCTGCAACCTGGATTTTGGCTGAACCAATGTTCGCTTCTGATAGA GCAGCTGACATCATTGCTGTTGCTACGTCATTGCTGGATGCGTTGCCAACGATCACATCCCCTACTGAAA GAGCAGATGAGGACGATGACATGCCGATGGACGTTGATGTTAAAGGTGGTCTTGATATTGATTTGCAAAAACAGATAACTGCAGCATTTGATTCAAATACACGATTACTCGATCATTTG GTGAATGCACTGTTCAGAGGCACATTAAGCACAAACTATTCTGATCTATCTGGACCATCAGATGCTGAAGTGGAAGCTGTAGGGTCCATTTGTGCTTTCCTTCATGTCATGTTCAACACACTGCCTCTAGATGTAACTATGACTGTGCTGGCCTACCGTACCGAAATTGTTCCTGCACTATGGAATTTTATAAAGCGGTGCCATGTAAACCAAAGATGGCCATATTTTTCCAAGTATATCTCTCCTTTGCCTGCAGATGCTCCTGGTTGGCTACTGCCAGTGTCCGTATTCTGTCCCATATACAA GTACATGTTAAAGATCGTTGATAACGAGGAATTCTATGAACAAGAGAAACCTCTTTCACTTAAGGATTTGAAGTCCCTGATTCTCATTTTAAAGCAG GCTTTATGGCAACTTCTTTGGATTATTCCTTCACACACCTCTTCTACTCAGAAGCCATTACCTAATCCTTTAGGCCTTAAGAAAATGTCGATTGATAATCTCAAGAGCCGGGCTAGGACTGGGTTATCTGAGTTACTCACACAG TTACAAGACTGGAACAACCGACTCCCATTCACTTCCGATAGTGATTTCTATTCCCAAGAAGCAACAAGCGAAAATTTTGTCTCTCAG GCAATACTTGGCAACACTCGAGCATCAGAGATTATAAAGCTTGCTCCTTTTTTGGCGCCTTTTACCATCAGAGTCAAGATATttact TCACAATTGGCAAATTCTAAACAATCAACGACGTCCCATTCTTCCTTGACAAGACACCGGTTCAAGATAAGAAGAAGTCGACTTCTGGAAGATGCTTTTGACCAGCTAAGCTTGCTATCTGAAGAAGATCTTAAAGGACCA ATTCGAGTATCGTTTGTTAACGAGCATGGTGTGGAAGAGGCTGGAATTGATGGAGGCGGAATTTTCAAAGATTTCATGGAAAATATCACTCGTGCTGCGTTTGATGTGCAGTATGGCTTGTTCAAG gaaacggTCGATCATCTTTTGTACCCGAACCCTGGATCGGGATTGGTTCATGAACAGCATCTGCAGTATTTCCATTTTCTTGGAAGTCTCCTTGGGAAG GCGATGTATGAGGGAATACTTGTTGACTTGCCATTTGCTACCTTCTTCTTGAGCAAGCTGAAAGAGAA GTCCAACTTCTTGAATGATCTGCCTTCACTGGATCCAGAGTTGTATCGACATCTTCTGTTTTTGAAG CATTACCAAGGCGACCTCTCAGATTTGGAGCTGTACTTTGTTATCCTGAATAATGAATATGGCGAACAATCAGAAGAAGAGCTGCTTCCTGGCGGGAGAGAGATGCGCGTTACTAATCAGAACGTTATTATGTTTATCCACCTTGTTGCTAACCATCGATTAAACTATCAG ATTCGTGGACAAAGTAGACATTTTTTGAGAGGTTTTCAACAACTTGTACCAAAGGAATGGATCGATATGTTCAATGAACATGAAATTCAG CTTCTCATATCTGGTTCTGTGGAAAGTTTGGACATTGATGACTTGCGTTTGAACACCAACTATTCTGGAGGTTATCATCCG GACCATGAGATCATTGATATGCTCTGGGAGGTTTTAAAGAGCTTCAGTTCAGATAATCAGAAAAAGTTTCTCAA GTTTGTGACTGGATGTTCTCGTGGGCCACTCCTTGGATTTGAGTACCTTGATCCAAAATTTTGCATTCAAAG AGCTGGTGTCCCTGGTGTGGAGGAGCATGGAGACCGCTTGCCCACCTCAGCTACTTGCATGAACCTTCTTAAGCTCCCTCCGTACAAAAC CAAGGAGCAGTTGCAAACAAAACTGTTGTATGCGATAAATTCAGAAGCCGGTTTCGACCTGAGCTAA